A genome region from Solanum pennellii chromosome 12, SPENNV200 includes the following:
- the LOC107005685 gene encoding B-box zinc finger protein 20-like, which translates to MKIQCDVCNKKEAIVFCTADEAALCDDCDHRVHHVNKLASKHQRFSLVQPSPKQAPMCDICQERRGFLFCQQDRAIMCRECDIAIHKANEHTQKHNRYLLTGIKLSANSALYSAPSQSQSQSQSAISSADSCVSSLKSKDSISKPVAGSVFVSSAITSNSTKGGAVSSAVESVKVVKEKVGGCNNNVQLVNGGGNNLTSSISEYLEMLPGWHVEDFLDCSTPNVYSKNIGDEDMLSFWDTDLESQLSSFPPQNVGIWVPQAPPLQESKQETQIQFFPSQNLNFGGQIGLKESREVTNIKSSRKWTDDNSFAVPQMKPPSTSFKRSRTLW; encoded by the exons ATGAAGATTCAATGTGATGTGTGTAACAAGAAGGAAGCTATCGTTTTTTGTACAGCGGATGAGGCTGCTCTTTGTGATGATTGTGATCATCGTGTCCATCATGTTAACAAACTTGCTAGCAAACATCAACGTTTTTCTCTTGTTCAACCTTCTCCTAAACAAGCTCCTATGTGTGACATCTGTCAG GAAAGGAGGGGTTTCTTGTTTTGTCAACAAGACAGGGCTATTATGTGTAGAGAGTGTGATATTGCAATACACAAAGCAAATGAACACACTCAAAAACACAATAGATACCTTCTTACTGGTATAAAACTCTCAGCAAACTCTGCTCTCTACTCTGCTccatcacaatcacaatcacaatcacaatcagCAATCTCCTCTGCGGATTCGTGTGTTTCAAGTTTGAAGTCTAAGGATTCCATTAGTAAGCCTGTTGCTGGTTCTGTGTTTGTTTCTTCCGCGATTACTAGCAATAGTACTAAGGGAGGAGCAGTATCATCCGCCGTGGAATCAGTGAAAGTTGTTAAAGAGAAAGTTGGTGGATGTAATAATAATGTGCAATTGGTGAATGGAGGGGGAAATAACTTAACAAGTAGTATATCAGAGTATTTAGAGATGTTGCCTGGTTGGCATGTTGaagattttcttgattgttCAACTCCTAATGTTTACTCCAAG AATATTGGTGATGAGGATATGTTGTCATTTTGGGATACTGATCTTGAGAGTCAATTGAGTTCATTTCCACCACAAAATGTTGGTATTTGGGTCCCTCAAGCCCCTCCTCTTCAAGAGTCAAAGCAAGAGACTCAGATCCAATTTTTTCCTTCACAAAATTTGAACTTTGGTGGGCAAATTGGTCTAAAAGAATCAAGAGAAGTTACTAATATCAAGTCCAGTAGAAAGTGGACAGATGACAATTCATTTGCTGTCCCACAAATGAAGCCACCTTCCACTTCTTTCAAGAGATCAAGAACTCTTTGGTAG